The Stomoxys calcitrans chromosome 3, idStoCalc2.1, whole genome shotgun sequence genome includes a region encoding these proteins:
- the LOC106091988 gene encoding regulation of nuclear pre-mRNA domain-containing protein 2 has translation MASDDFDVELFETRLEGLKDTQDGIQQMSAWCLKQRAHHKKIVASWLNVFKRVRVEHRLVLFYLANDVIQYSKRKRLEFVESWATALQKATTMVRDEKVKNKILRIFSIWEQREIYNEEFLTDLCGLLNIAPPKKSHPTIPDSEDYQNASLITSIRECVELSEMTDKSFKKMPKAPNCDIESIKQHLKDKSHSDDVEKELERYAAYIEAFNKNLQAEIKSRKMVLTNLDTAVKFYANQRGEVKVVVSAYKNFGSRIKLVKKKLDEITPTLASPIPSPDVNAPSPEPDADLQLPDEQSPIPMSFFKNNLNGYSSYLDGNLPFDINDFKSEESASKTSSQPIEVIGSRSDEESFNSSADYYKPESINVYSGNDNVMIPGITPMPVPAVPSGGYTSLARSSQQYNDVLPPPPNPPMFGSSSVLSNNLHHGMNPGYAPMNTRPYNTNESYDQNPYSRVSGPNGGGVGLRRVGNSPMQQPLMPPPPMPSMGAMDNGENGGANSFNSPWDMGMSWSNPLDSSSASTSSYGNTPIDTPLSPPHFDVDSLNASSTTLEYTEHDSSLSSAQDVDHRQLHLPAFGIGSKLGLSKEKTRQLDIDHRNLISLTGSPGANESDKKPWYQGSNETSSDVDYRVLGQTIKTIETTTTILPVFNDTSSVSSADDIGNHSATISPEKNDSPSKDSQKDDSFSQPTADEGGGGTGGYDPTDMVVDMDMSDEDLDDIFREVNEQMAEQSSSTDMAADINSETNGNEASDSATEIQHTRPPLLETPAEYDPQTNWDCPDWSQQMAHMPWPNNRGGGAGQHGVPPPPRPPYAMQFPYGPGAVTGNDNNPFAVPGGSPLPGGRGGFGGGGRGRGGVWEGSPQNQFRNFPRPPRGAIGAGGSPFFNRGRGRGMGSPMIRGGPSPGYRGKFRGKNNWI, from the exons ttcGTGTTGAACATCGTCTGGTTCTGTTTTATTTGGCCAATGATGTCATACAATATAGCAAGAGAAAACGTTtggaatttgttgaaagttggGCTACAGCCCTACAAAAAGCCACCACCATGGTTAG agATGAAAAGGTGAAAAATAAGATACTGCGAATATTTAGCATTTGGGAGCAAAGGGAAATTTATAATGAAGAATTTCTGACCGATCTCTGTGGACTGCTTAATATTGCACCGCCGAAAAAATCTCATCCTACCATACCTGATTCTGAGGACTATCAAAATGCCAGCCTCATCACAAGCATACGAGAGTGTGTCGAGCTCTCAGAGATGACAGACAAAAGCTTTAAGAAAATGCCAAAAGCTCCCAATTGTGATATAGAAAGTATCAAACAACATTTAAAAGATAAATCTCATTCGGACGATGTTGAAAAGGAACTCGAAAGATATGCGGCGTACATTGAGGCGTTCAACAAGAATTTGCAAGCTGAAATAAAAAGTCGTAAAATGGTTCTAACTAACTTGGATACGGCGGTAAAATTTTATGCCAACCAAAGGGGAGAAGTTAAGGTTGTTGTCAGT GCCTACAAAAACTTTGGTAGTCGTATAAAACTGGTCAAAAAGAAATTGGATGAAATCACACCGACCTTAGCCAGTCCGATTCCATCGCCGGATGTAAATGCACCGTCGCCGGAACCAGATGCCGATTTGCAGTTGCCAGATGAACAGTCACCAATACCAATG agcttttttaaaaataatcttaATGGATACAGCAGCTATTTGGATGGTAATCTACCTTTCGATATAAATGATTTCAAATCCGAGGAATCCGCTTCAAAGACATCAA GCCAGCCTATTGAGGTAATTGGTTCTAGATCAGACGAAGAAAGCTTTAATTCCAGTGCAGATTATTATAAACCTGAATCAATAAATGTGTATTCCGGCAATGATAATGTAATGATACCGGGCATAACACCAATGCCAGTACCAGCTGTTCCCTCTGGTGGTTACACTTCTTTGGCACGTTCATCACAGCAATATAATGATGTTTTGCCACCACCTCCTAATCCTCCCATGTTTGGATCATCGAGTGTGTTATCCAATAATCTACATCATGGCATGAATCCCGGTTACGCGCCCATGAATACACGTCCATATAATACCAATGAGAGTTATGATCAGAATCCATATAGCCGAGTAAGTGGTCCAAATGGTGGAGGTGTTGGCCTAAGAAGAGTGGGAAATTCTCCTATGCAACAACCGCTTATGCCTCCTCCGCCAATGCCTTCGATGGGTGCAATGGATAATGGTGAAAATGGTGGAGCAAATAGTTTCAACTCACCTTGGGATATGGGAATGTCCTGGAGTAATCCCTTAGATAGTTCTAGTGCGTCGACATCCTCGTATGGTAATACGCCCATAGATACTCCGCTCTCACCGCCGCACTTTGATGTAGATTCGCTTAATGCTAGTTCAACAACTCTAGAATATACCGAACACGATAGCAGTTTGTCATCAGCCCAAGATGTTGATCATCGCCAGCTACATTTGCCTGCGTTTGGTATTGGTTCTAAGTTAGGACTAAGTAAAG AAAAAACACGTCAATTGGATATTGATCATCGAAATTTGATATCATTGACTGGTTCCCCCGGAGCAAACGAAAGTGATAAAAAACCATGGTATCAGGGTAGTAATGAG ACATCCAGCGATGTTGATTATCGTGTGCTAGGCCAAACAATCAAAACTATTGAAACTACCACCACCATACTGCCTGTTTTCAATGATACTTCTTCAGTGTCGTCCGCCGATGATATTGGAAAC CATTCTGCAACAATCTCCCCAGAAAAGAATGACA gCCCCTCAAAAGATTCACAAAAAGATGATTCATTTTCACAACCAACTGCTGACGAAGGAGGTGGAGGTACGGGTGGTTATGATCCAACAGACATGGTGGTTGATATGGATATGTCTGATGAAGATCTTGATGATATATTTAGAG AAGTGAATGAGCAAATGGCAGAACAATCCTCATCAACCGACATGGCTGCAGATATCAACAGCGAAACAAATGGAAACGAAGCATCCGACTCGGCAACGGAAATTCAGCACACTAGACCGCCACTTCTTGAAACGCCGGCTGAGTATGATCCCCAAACAAATTGGGACTGCCCAGATTGGTCGCAACAAATGGCTCACATGCCTTGGCCAAATAATCGTGGAGGTGGTGCGGGACAACATGGAGTGCCACCACCTCCAAGGCCACCTTATGCAATGCAATTTCCCTATGGACCAGGAGCTGTAACAGGTAATGATAACAATCCCTTTGCCGTGCCTGGTGGCAGTCCCTTGCCTGGAGGTCGAGGCGGTTTTGGTGGTGGTGGACGTGGTCGCGGTGGCGTTTGGGAGGGATCTCCACAAAATCAATTTCGCAATTTCCCCAGACCGCCACGTGGTGCCATAGGCGCTGGTGGTTCTCCATTCTTCAATCGTGGACGCGGCAGAGGTATGGGTAGCCCCATGATACGTGGTGGACCCAGTCCTGGATACCGCGGCAAATTTCGTGGCAAAAATAATTGGATCTAA